One segment of Candidatus Paceibacterota bacterium DNA contains the following:
- a CDS encoding ABC transporter substrate-binding protein, translating into MKKTIFTNKYVWLLLLGTLLLLPVLIMSINNSKKASPSQLLKVRIGYIPILDCSQIYVAKQQNYFSQNELDVELVPLSSGPAIIQALSSGAIDIGFANLATIVFYEQTSPRLNRLSGGTRMDKYYSEAGLVVLTDSGIEKIADLKGKTIAVNSRRNIVDLAVLKAIKSARLSANDITLVEIPFKDMETAIRAKRIDAATLPEPFLSVALKGSGLRNLGDHFAIAFGELYSTGYYALPNSRIITPEVIRKYDLAIAKATSDLNNPTDKTYEAISAVTKLPPDILKSSGKPEYVINVPEIAYEKMKTWLKEEKLLGN; encoded by the coding sequence ACGTGTGGCTTTTATTGTTAGGGACTTTATTACTTTTACCTGTTTTGATAATGTCCATCAATAATTCAAAAAAAGCATCTCCTTCTCAATTGTTAAAAGTAAGGATTGGCTACATTCCAATTTTGGACTGTTCTCAGATCTACGTAGCTAAACAACAAAATTATTTTTCTCAAAACGAACTTGATGTCGAGTTAGTTCCTTTATCAAGCGGACCAGCAATTATTCAAGCGTTGTCGTCAGGGGCCATCGATATTGGCTTTGCAAACTTGGCAACCATTGTGTTTTACGAACAAACATCACCGCGTTTGAACCGTTTGTCCGGAGGGACACGAATGGATAAATATTATTCGGAAGCTGGGTTGGTTGTTTTAACTGATTCTGGAATTGAAAAGATTGCTGACTTAAAAGGAAAAACAATCGCTGTAAATAGCCGTCGCAACATTGTTGACCTAGCCGTATTGAAAGCAATAAAATCTGCTAGGTTGTCTGCAAATGATATCACGTTAGTAGAAATTCCTTTCAAAGATATGGAAACAGCCATTCGAGCTAAAAGAATTGATGCTGCAACTTTGCCGGAACCCTTTCTTTCGGTTGCTTTAAAAGGTTCCGGTCTGCGGAATCTCGGTGATCACTTTGCAATCGCATTTGGTGAACTCTATTCAACCGGTTACTACGCATTGCCTAACTCACGAATAATAACGCCTGAAGTTATCAGAAAATATGATCTTGCTATTGCAAAAGCTACAAGTGATTTAAACAATCCAACAGATAAAACTTATGAGGCTATATCGGCTGTCACAAAACTTCCACCTGATATCTTAAAATCGTCTGGTAAACCCGAATATGTTATAAACGTGCCCGAGATTGCGTATGAGAAAATGAAAACATGGCTAAAGGAAGAGAAACTTCTAGGAAATTAA
- a CDS encoding ATP-binding cassette domain-containing protein translates to MILSFKNVSFGYTTQSEIITNGSFSLTTKGERLFMVGPSGTGKSTIMKIALGLLQPNSGVVENKAIHPIPIMQNFNASLLPWLRVRSNLLFGIAPGHESLFEAVVSLFEIDSLLESRPTELSGGQLQRVLFARALCQKPDLILVDEPFSHLDLPSTNRLLIRLGEYLSEHKISVFWITHRHFEAKALAHRIIHLENQTLRPLQLQLLADTQVFTT, encoded by the coding sequence ATGATTCTGAGTTTTAAAAATGTTTCATTTGGTTATACCACTCAATCCGAAATTATAACGAATGGCTCGTTTTCATTAACGACTAAAGGGGAGAGGCTTTTTATGGTTGGGCCTTCCGGCACAGGCAAATCAACCATCATGAAGATTGCATTGGGATTACTTCAACCCAACTCAGGCGTAGTGGAAAATAAGGCAATTCACCCAATTCCAATAATGCAAAATTTTAACGCTTCTTTGCTTCCTTGGCTAAGAGTGAGAAGTAATTTGCTCTTTGGTATTGCCCCAGGTCATGAGTCTCTATTTGAAGCCGTCGTTTCGCTATTCGAGATTGATTCACTTCTTGAATCACGACCGACAGAGCTTTCTGGAGGACAATTACAGAGAGTTCTTTTCGCTCGGGCTTTATGCCAGAAACCTGATTTAATCTTGGTTGATGAACCTTTTTCCCATCTGGATTTACCTTCCACTAATAGACTTCTAATCCGACTAGGAGAGTATCTAAGCGAACACAAGATCAGCGTATTTTGGATTACGCATCGCCATTTTGAGGCAAAGGCTTTGGCTCATCGTATCATTCATCTTGAAAACCAGACTCTCCGTCCACTGCAACTTCAATTATTGGCTGACACCCAAGTTTTTACAACATGA
- a CDS encoding ABC transporter permease: MTVNYSGKKILRKLLPVFGVIVFISIWEVNSYFNLYHLIAPSLSPTTFPSFLSISERLCEIVASVDFWNAARVTVARTLAGFGISMLLGTVLGLLAGRVQLIGVLVNIPVEFFRNLPAIAAMPILILFLGIGTSMKVALCVFGSLFPILIATTTSMQNISEDIHIAARFYGWSGWRLLFIVLLPSALPEIAASGQTALSISLILAVMGEMLIGGDGLGSMIVDAERTFNNLNLYALVMALGIFGCLLAFGLRLIVNRLIFWKVNINWQQS, translated from the coding sequence ATGACCGTAAATTATAGTGGAAAAAAAATCCTACGTAAACTTCTTCCTGTTTTTGGAGTAATCGTATTTATAAGTATTTGGGAGGTTAACTCTTATTTCAACCTTTATCATCTAATTGCACCAAGTCTATCCCCAACAACCTTTCCTTCTTTTTTATCAATCTCCGAGAGGTTGTGTGAAATAGTCGCATCAGTAGACTTTTGGAACGCAGCCCGAGTTACCGTCGCACGCACATTGGCTGGATTTGGAATTTCAATGCTTTTGGGGACGGTTTTGGGATTATTAGCGGGACGCGTTCAATTGATTGGTGTTTTGGTAAATATCCCTGTTGAGTTTTTTCGCAACCTCCCAGCCATCGCTGCTATGCCAATTTTGATTTTATTCCTTGGAATTGGAACTTCGATGAAAGTGGCTCTTTGTGTCTTTGGGTCATTGTTTCCTATTTTAATTGCTACAACAACGAGTATGCAAAATATCAGTGAGGACATTCACATTGCGGCACGTTTTTACGGGTGGAGCGGATGGCGACTTTTATTCATTGTATTATTACCCTCTGCTCTTCCCGAAATTGCGGCTTCCGGACAAACGGCTTTGTCTATTTCTCTCATCTTGGCTGTAATGGGTGAAATGCTAATCGGGGGTGATGGTCTTGGTAGCATGATTGTAGATGCGGAACGCACATTTAATAACCTAAACCTCTACGCTCTTGTTATGGCACTTGGAATTTTCGGTTGCCTGCTGGCATTTGGTTTACGATTAATAGTTAATCGTTTGATTTTTTGGAAAGTAAATATAAATTGGCAACAGAGTTAG
- a CDS encoding GNAT family N-acetyltransferase, whose translation MMHDNNKTNWTIRKAIETDSDAVCELLFLLKTMYGSSHQNTLHDFLPIYLPVVKQAISLTENHIVIAEKNDGYLIGFISLSVRTVLRNPTPIGSIEEIYVRTENRRNGVGTALWRAAVDYFMKTRVRRVEVITSLAHPGQRPFSKVIGMEWYSSVHTINL comes from the coding sequence ATGATGCACGATAATAATAAAACAAATTGGACTATCCGTAAGGCAATTGAAACGGACTCAGATGCCGTCTGCGAATTACTGTTCCTACTGAAAACAATGTATGGCAGCTCCCACCAGAACACCCTCCATGACTTTTTACCCATTTATTTACCAGTTGTGAAGCAGGCAATTAGTCTAACAGAAAACCATATTGTTATTGCAGAGAAAAATGATGGCTACCTTATAGGATTTATTAGTTTGTCTGTTCGTACTGTTTTGCGCAACCCGACTCCCATCGGTTCGATTGAGGAAATATATGTGCGTACTGAAAATCGTAGAAATGGAGTCGGAACTGCTCTATGGAGAGCGGCTGTTGATTATTTCATGAAAACAAGAGTGAGAAGAGTTGAAGTAATTACATCTCTAGCACATCCAGGACAAAGACCATTTTCAAAAGTAATAGGAATGGAATGGTATTCTTCTGTACATACTATTAATTTATGA
- a CDS encoding tripartite tricarboxylate transporter TctB family protein: MYRYFIKKKADVISHWYSLIPSFNTSTREFYDAIEKELKERQVPGLEVFHIDFAEGGMLSQKREYLRMTRERLVFDICAAPFGNSYFFSCRFAEIPAVIQLWQLVVVLIASLVIMALALKFLGFILGTIVLFGGLVFLIYCLRNAVAIGLQDLDATLIKSPILGPIYENWFRKETYYREDTRLMYCDTVNAVVKAKVEETTGAKGIKLVRFNEYSPILGELYKPTTVSLPKEPS; the protein is encoded by the coding sequence ATGTATCGTTATTTTATAAAGAAAAAAGCGGACGTGATCAGCCATTGGTATTCACTTATCCCCAGCTTTAACACTTCCACCAGAGAGTTTTACGATGCCATCGAGAAGGAGTTAAAAGAACGCCAGGTTCCCGGATTGGAGGTTTTCCATATAGATTTTGCCGAGGGCGGTATGTTGTCACAAAAGCGCGAATACCTTCGCATGACCCGCGAAAGGTTGGTGTTCGATATTTGCGCTGCCCCGTTTGGCAACTCATATTTTTTCAGTTGTCGGTTTGCTGAAATTCCCGCCGTCATCCAGCTTTGGCAACTGGTAGTGGTGCTGATAGCCAGCTTGGTGATTATGGCATTGGCACTCAAATTCTTGGGGTTCATTCTCGGTACGATCGTATTGTTCGGCGGTCTTGTTTTCCTGATATACTGTCTCCGCAATGCTGTGGCAATCGGATTGCAGGATCTGGATGCCACCCTCATCAAATCTCCCATCCTTGGTCCAATTTACGAAAACTGGTTTCGTAAAGAAACCTACTATCGTGAAGACACCCGACTCATGTATTGCGATACCGTAAATGCAGTTGTAAAAGCCAAAGTTGAAGAAACAACAGGTGCGAAAGGAATAAAACTGGTGAGGTTCAATGAATACAGTCCCATTCTTGGTGAACTCTACAAGCCGACCACCGTATCATTGCCCAAGGAACCATCCTAA
- a CDS encoding recombinase family protein codes for MTTDKSKQAICSQVAHILRQEREKQGLSMNLVAERAGLSQQMKDIESKHITGLLFSKLARLSRNRRELEDFSDFFNKHQADLISLSEAIDTSTAGGRMFFHLLGVFAQWEREEITERVNASVLIRAKLGKSINGSAPYGYQWKEHKLVLQPEEATIRRKAYELFLQFRRKGQVAQVLNTAGYRTREGAIWRDTSVGRILDESSAKGFYAFNTIRHTGSWRSEPKPESEWGKVQCEPIVSEELWNQVNQIIEEQLKSWKKPGKPPVHLFSGLAHCSCGHKMYVAANNPKYFCRKCCNKIPIVDLENVVREELKTFFGQPERIAGHLQTASQNLVEKSSLLETHQREIQKVRDEMKQTHRLYLDGEITSKGFGDFYKPAEERLNQLMAELPKLEAEVDFLKVNKLSADDVLHEASSLHDR; via the coding sequence ATGACGACTGATAAATCAAAACAGGCGATTTGCTCTCAAGTCGCTCACATTTTGCGACAGGAACGGGAAAAACAAGGCCTCTCTATGAATCTGGTGGCTGAACGCGCTGGCTTGTCACAGCAGATGAAGGATATTGAAAGCAAGCACATCACCGGCCTGTTGTTTTCCAAGCTCGCCCGCCTGTCTCGTAACCGACGTGAACTGGAGGATTTTTCAGACTTTTTCAACAAGCATCAAGCCGACCTCATTTCATTAAGCGAAGCCATTGATACGAGTACTGCCGGTGGCCGGATGTTCTTCCATCTACTTGGTGTATTTGCCCAATGGGAAAGAGAGGAAATCACCGAACGTGTTAATGCTTCCGTTTTGATTCGTGCCAAGCTTGGTAAATCCATCAATGGCAGTGCCCCCTACGGTTACCAATGGAAAGAACACAAATTAGTTCTGCAACCCGAGGAAGCCACCATCCGCCGGAAAGCCTATGAACTATTTCTACAATTCCGTCGTAAAGGCCAGGTCGCTCAGGTATTGAACACCGCAGGATACCGCACCCGTGAAGGTGCCATCTGGCGTGACACCTCAGTTGGGCGTATTCTGGATGAATCCAGCGCCAAAGGCTTTTATGCGTTCAACACAATACGCCACACCGGAAGCTGGCGCAGTGAACCCAAACCGGAAAGCGAATGGGGTAAAGTCCAGTGTGAACCCATTGTTTCAGAAGAGCTTTGGAATCAGGTAAATCAGATTATTGAAGAACAGTTAAAATCATGGAAAAAACCTGGCAAACCGCCGGTACATCTCTTCAGTGGTCTGGCACATTGTTCATGTGGCCACAAGATGTATGTCGCAGCCAACAACCCTAAATACTTCTGCCGCAAATGTTGTAACAAGATTCCCATCGTGGACTTGGAAAACGTTGTCCGTGAAGAATTGAAGACCTTCTTTGGTCAACCGGAACGGATTGCCGGTCATTTGCAGACGGCCAGCCAAAACTTGGTTGAGAAGTCCTCATTGTTGGAAACCCATCAACGAGAAATCCAAAAAGTACGGGATGAAATGAAACAAACCCACCGCCTGTACCTTGATGGTGAGATCACCTCCAAAGGCTTTGGAGATTTCTACAAACCTGCCGAAGAACGCCTAAACCAGCTCATGGCCGAACTACCCAAACTGGAAGCCGAAGTGGATTTCCTCAAGGTCAACAAACTTTCAGCAGATGACGTACTCCATGAAGCCAGTTCCCTGCACGATAGGTGA
- a CDS encoding STAS domain-containing protein, translating into MKRYTQSLRHRRYIRRRAKRSLAARLRFKHYRRQKNREELGLPDPALKLRHQFQHNAIPFTKVKAPEILSLIRSPEEVAKFIAQLKDCFDTKKPVFVALSHVREIDYDGITVLLSVVVRFKSKRIQFNGDYPHDMHVRKTLEESGFFRHLLKSKFDDQDTYDLTSKSSIHTHAMRKVDSKLGEKIIESASKVVWGEKRRCPGVQRTLIELMQNTNNHASLESEEEKHWWVSVRHNQSDKRVEFSFVDYGVGVFYSLKNKRYDSKFFGILDVLYNRVRHGNNADVLKLIFEGELHRSATGKTYRGKGLPGIYEAFQRNKISNFAMITNDVYYNSREKEFRILKNEFQGTFVYWELTTQNDSLPHEN; encoded by the coding sequence ATGAAGAGATACACTCAAAGCCTAAGACATCGGCGATATATTCGCAGAAGGGCCAAACGCTCACTTGCTGCACGCCTCCGCTTCAAACATTACCGTCGGCAAAAGAATAGGGAAGAACTTGGGTTGCCAGATCCCGCATTAAAACTTCGTCACCAGTTTCAGCACAACGCTATTCCATTTACAAAGGTTAAGGCTCCGGAGATTTTGAGTCTTATTCGTAGCCCCGAAGAAGTCGCGAAATTTATCGCGCAGTTAAAAGATTGTTTTGACACAAAAAAACCTGTCTTTGTGGCACTTAGCCATGTACGGGAAATTGACTACGATGGTATCACTGTACTTCTCTCGGTTGTTGTTCGCTTTAAATCCAAACGAATTCAATTTAACGGGGATTATCCACACGATATGCACGTGCGAAAGACGCTTGAAGAATCCGGGTTCTTTCGTCATTTGCTAAAGAGCAAGTTCGACGACCAAGATACATATGATTTGACGAGCAAAAGTTCAATCCATACACATGCAATGCGGAAAGTGGATTCTAAACTTGGTGAAAAAATCATCGAGTCTGCATCCAAGGTTGTTTGGGGCGAGAAACGACGCTGTCCAGGGGTTCAACGCACATTGATCGAATTAATGCAGAACACAAATAACCATGCATCACTAGAAAGCGAAGAGGAGAAACATTGGTGGGTTTCTGTGAGGCATAACCAAAGTGATAAGCGGGTCGAGTTCTCCTTTGTGGATTATGGCGTTGGAGTATTTTATAGCCTCAAGAACAAACGGTATGACAGCAAATTCTTTGGTATTCTTGACGTTCTTTACAATCGAGTCCGGCACGGTAATAATGCCGACGTGCTTAAACTAATATTTGAAGGCGAACTACATCGGAGCGCCACAGGAAAAACTTATCGCGGTAAAGGGCTTCCAGGTATTTACGAAGCTTTTCAGCGCAATAAAATTTCTAACTTCGCTATGATAACAAATGATGTTTACTATAATTCTCGTGAAAAGGAATTTCGTATTTTAAAAAATGAATTTCAGGGAACGTTTGTCTATTGGGAATTGACCACACAAAACGACTCATTACCACATGAAAATTAA
- a CDS encoding STAS-like domain-containing protein, with protein MKIKVATDFTTAPGPRMICEGQFSGEEFRKTLVFPKVSEAISKKCKLTVDLDGASGYGTSFLEESFGGLIREDGLTLDTIDSVIEFISKDEPALLVEIREYLQEAQAERGAN; from the coding sequence ATGAAAATTAAAGTTGCAACCGACTTCACCACTGCACCAGGGCCTCGGATGATTTGCGAAGGCCAATTCTCTGGCGAGGAATTTCGAAAAACTTTAGTATTCCCAAAAGTAAGCGAGGCCATTTCTAAAAAGTGCAAGTTGACCGTAGATCTTGATGGCGCTTCGGGCTACGGAACGTCCTTTTTAGAAGAGTCATTCGGAGGGTTAATCCGAGAAGACGGGCTCACTCTTGACACCATTGACTCGGTCATTGAATTTATTTCAAAAGATGAACCTGCACTTCTTGTCGAGATCAGAGAGTACTTACAGGAAGCACAAGCGGAGAGAGGAGCGAACTAA